GCAGATATTGCTGCCAGTATGCAGACATTGACTGAAGCAATTGCCTCGATTGATGAAACTACCAAGACATTATTTATGCAGACACTTGATGCGGTCAATAACGAGCTTGCTAACTTATTTGCCAAAGTCTTCGGCGGTGGTCAAGCCAGTTTGACGTTGAATACAGACGATATGCCAGCCAATATCCCCGCTGACAAATACAAGTCAGAGCAGTGGCGGGCAGGGCTTACCTTGATGGCACAGCCTAAAGGCAAGCGTAATAGTCGCCTAGCTGTACTGTCGGGTGGTGAAAAAACCCTCACCGCGCTGAGCTTAATTTTTGCGATATTTAAGCAGCATCCAGCTCCATTTTGCGTGCTTGATGAGGTTGATGCGCCGCTTGATGATGCTAATGTCGCTCGTTTTACCAGTCTCATTCATGAATTAGCAGACGATTTGCAGTTTATCTTTATTAGCCATAATAAATTAACCATGCAAATTGCTGATGAATTAAAAGGTGTTACCATGCCAAGCGCAGGGATTTCTACCTTGGTCAGCGTATCGCTCGATGAAGCCGCACTTTATATTGCTGAATAGCAAAAATAGTGATAACTGGCAGCGATTGTCAGTGGTATAGTTAGGGGTCAGGGCAGAAGGTCACGCAAGTGTGTCAGCCTCACGGTAAACGATGACTATATGGTGACGATGTTAATTAGCCATGCTAGACTATTGCCATTTATTCCCTCTTATGTATTCTCTTTTGTCGTAGATTAGGATTATTTCTCATGACCGCTATTCAGTTTATATTGATCGCCATTGCTGCATTGATTGTGCTTGCCGGGCTAATTATGGTCATGCGTAGCTTTAAGCGTCGCAAAAATGCAGAAGCTGCCGCGGTCAATTATGATAAAAACGGTATTCCTATCATACCGCGTCATGAGCGCAATATCGTCGACCAGCCAGATTTAGACGACACGATCGCTGGCGAAACCAGTATCACGCCTGACCGCAGTTATCTGAATGCAGTCGTTGAAGATGCACCTTTGAGCCAAGCGCGTCAGCAAGACGATGCACAGCTGATGTCTGGATACGATAATGTTAGTAGTGATGTAAACGATAGCTATAGCCAAGTAAATGATGAAGATTATGCGCGCTGGCAGGCAGAGCAGCATAACGATAATAGCGAATTTACCTCTGCTGCTGAGCAAATGCATATTGAACAAGAGCCTGATGCGTTTTCAAGCTTGGTATCGGCAACTGACAGCCTGATGCCATCTATTGATACGGCAGAAGAGCCAAGTTTCAATGATAATAGCCCGATACTTGATCAGCATTTATCAGAGCCGGTCGATGATACGCAAAATGCACCACTTATCAATGCCAAAGACAATATCAATATCACCATCTTGCCGCACCAATATCGTGACCGTCCAGCAGCGTTGATTCGCGGTCGTGATTTATTGGCATTGATCGATAAATATGGTCTGCGTTATGGCGCGATGAATATGTTCCATCGCTATGAGCAAAAAGACGGCACCGGTATGCTATGGTTTAGTATGATGGGCATCACCGATAGTGGTATCGCCCCTTTTGATCCGCATAGCGTGGCGACCAATAACTATAACGGCGTGGTGGTATTTTTGTCTTTGCCGCATCCGCAAGCGCTGCGCAGTTTTGATAGTATGATGAGCATCGCTTATATGATGGCAAGCGATTTGGACGCTGTGATGCTAGATGAAGAGAACGACCCAATCACGCCTGAATACAAGCAACAATTACGCAACCAAGTGCGCGATTATGAAGGTTGATCGCTACCAAAGTTGATTACAATTGATAAATAGTATCAGTACTAAAAAAGGCAAATAGCGATGACGTTATTTGCCTTTTTACTTTTGCAAACCAGTCATTTTCATTAAAAGTTTATCCGAGTATCTTGCAAACTTGTTATCATATCGACATCTTGAATTGCAAAGAAAAAACACCGACTATGACTGACCCTATCGCACCGCTTACCTCTAAAGACATCAATACTGCAAAATCTGCAGCAAACGAAGATGCTATCGTGGCTCAAATGCGCACGTTTATTGATGCCCTTAAGAAGCACAATTATGCCTATTATGTGCTCGACAATCCCATCTTAGAAGACAGCGAATACGATCAGTTGCGTCGCTCTTTATTGGAGCTTGAAGAAGAATATCCCGATTTAATACAGCCGGATAGCCCAATCAATCAAGTTGGCGATATGCCGCTATCGGCATTTACGCAAGTCACCCATGATATTCCGATGCTGTCGCTTGGCAACGTCTTTGAATACGATGATTTGCGTGATTTTATGCGCCGCGTTAATGACCGCTTAAGCGTGGCTCAGCAAAGCCCTGAATACGAGATGGAGCTAAAGCTAGATGGCTTGGCGGTATCGCTCAAATATGCTTATGGCAAGTTTGTCCAAGCGGTGACACGCGGTGATGGACAAACGGGCGAGGATATTACCCAAAATGCCAAAACTATCCGTAACTTGCCGCTATGGATTCCTGCTGCAAGCGATATTGAGCTATTAGAAGTACGCGGTGAAGTGCTGATGCCGAAAGCGGGCTTTGAGCGTTTGAACCGCCTTGCTGAAGAAAAGGGCGACAAAACTTTTGCCAATCCACGCAATGCTGCCGCTGGAAGTTTAAGACAACTTGATCCCGCCATTGCCGCTAGCCGTCCGCTCGCGTTTTATTGCTATTCTGTCAATCAAGGGTTACCTGAGCATATCAAAACCCAATCAGCAGCGCTTGCTTGGCTAAAAACCATTGGCTTTACCGTCAGTGCAGTTGAGGTAGTACAAAATCCACGCGAGGCTCAAGCCTATTATGAATCGGTAAAGGAGACACGTGGCGATCTGCCGTTCGAGATTGATGGTATGGTCATCAAGGTCAATAGCTTGGCGTTGCAGCAACAGCTTGGTTTTTTATCGCGTGAGCCGCGCTGGGCAACCGCTTATAAATTCCCTGCCGAAACCGTCATGACACGCTTGCATGCTATCGAGTGGCAAGTCGGACGCACTGGCGCGATTACTCCAGTCGGTAAATTAGAACCCGTGAAAGTCGGTGGCGTCACGGTCAGCAATGTCACGCTGCATAACTTTGGTGAGATTCAGCGATTGGATGTGCGTGCAGGCGATATGGTCAGCGTCCATCGTGCAGGGGATGTGATACCTAAAGTCACCCGCGTTTGGACAGATCAGCGTCCAGAAAACTCTGAACCCGTTAAGTTGCCATCGACTTGCCCAGTATGCGACTCGCCAGTGGTGCTGCCCAAAGATGAAGCATTGGCGCGTTGCACCGGTGGGCTATTTTGTCCCGCGCAGCAGGTCGAGGCGCTCATTCACTTTGTCTCGCGTCGGGCGATGGATATCGATGGCTTAGGCGCAAGTTGGCTGATTAGCTTTTTTGAGCACGGTTTGGTCAAGACCGTTGCCGATATCTATCAGTTGCACAATCATCAAGAGGAGCTGATTACGCTTGAGAAACTGGGCGAAAAATCTGTTCAAAATATCCTCAGCGCTATCGAAGCCAGTAAGCAGACGACGCTCGCACGCTTTATCTATGCGCTGGGTATTCGCGGTGTCGGTGAGACGACGGCGCAAAACCTCGCTCAACAATTTGGCGATCTTGATGCCTTAATGTCTGCCAGTATCGAAAAACTGCTACTCACGCCAGATGTGGGTGCTATTACCGCTGAACTTACTTATAAATTCTTTCGCGCACCGCATAATATCGAAGTCATCAATGCATTACGCGAGGCAGGCGTGCATTGGGATAAGGTTGAGCAGGTCGCGTCAGAAGGATTGCCGCTCGATGGTCAAACATGGGTGATTACTGGCGCGCTTGATAGCATGGCACGCGATGAAGCCAAAGCCAAACTGCAAGCGCTTGGTGCCAAAGTATCTGGTAGCATCTCTGCAAAAACCACGGCGTTACTGGCAGGTGATAAGGCTGGCTCAAAAATGGCAAAAGCTGAAAAACTGGGCGTTAAAGTAGTGGGTGAAGAAGAGTTTTTGGTGTTGGTTGGGGAGTAGAGTATGAGTGTCGACAATATGGAAAATTTAGACGAAGAAACTCGTAAAAAAATTGAAAAGTTACTTAAGGTGACGCGTGAGAAAGATGGTAATGAGAGTTATGCCAGTGCACAAATTGATAAGGGTTTGATTTATTACAATCTTAATCAGCGTAAACAATCTTATGAATCTTTCAATAATATTAATAAGTCTGATAGCTTGACTCGTTATATGATGGCACAATTTGGTATGGGGGGTATGTTAGCTGGAGACAGTAAGTTTAATGAGGCGTTAAAAGTTTGGAGTAATATAAAAGGGTTAGGAGACTCTTTAGAGACTGCTGGTTTAAAGTTTAGAGTAGGTGTTGCTCTTTTAGAAGATAGTTTTTCTGAGTATGATGAAGCGAAGCAGTATTTTATCGAAGCGATAGAATATTATCCATATGAGTCATATTGTTACCAAAAAATATGTAATTTACTTTCAGATTCACGATTGAAGGTAGCTGGTAAAAAATCTTTGCAGCTATTAAATAAGACGTTGGAAATTGTGGAGATATTAAAGTTAGATTTTGAACCAGATTCTAGTGACAATAAATCCCCTGAGAGAAAACTTGCTCATTATACAAACACTAGTATTACTAACCTTTTATTAGAAAAGAATGAAGATGGTAGCCTACCAAGTTTTTTTCGTCTTAATACTATTAATAATGTTAATGATCCAAGCGAGGGACATTTATTAGTAAACTATTTGAAAGGTATAAGAGAAAATTCTTTCTATGCACCAGATTTTGATAAAGATTTACATGCATTCATTAGCTGCTTTACATTCAATCATGATAGCCTTAATCAATTTCGACTATATGGAAAAGAAGCTGATAAAGAAGCTTCAGGTGTCAGTCTTGTATTTAAAAAGGAGTTTTTTCAGCTAGATAATTCTTTAGGAGGGCTATCTTTCCTATCCTTTGAAAGTAACATCCAGAGTGCAAATAGAGATATTTCTACTTTAGTAATTAATAAACATTCAAGTATGAAGGAAAGCTTGAGTAGTAAAACTAGAGTTAGCAAACAACCAGTAATGAGGTGTGTGTATATAGACCCCACTTCTAGTTATATCCAACTAGCTCAGCGAAATCGTATAACTTTTTTTCGTGAATTCGGTAATGAAACTGTAGTAGTACAAAATAGAGAAAAAAGTAAGGCAGAATATGAGTGGGAAGAGTATAAAAAATATATAGATGAGAAAACTGTTGCCTTTAGTGACGCTTTTCGTACTCTAAAAAGTACTTATGAATCTATAATAAAGGAGAAGAAAGCGATAGCAAATGATGATTTGGAGTCGTCCAATAAAATCGATATATTGATAAACGAGATTCTTCTACCTTTAAAGTACTTAATCAAGCATTCTGCTTTTCAAGAAGAGCAAGAGTGTCGAATGGTATATGTGACCTCAATAAATGCGCCTGAAGTTAATATTGCACATAAAAAGCTTCTATTTGTTGAGTACGAAGCTGAAGTAAAAGAGACTCTTAACAAAGTATATATTGCGCCCGCCGCAACTGAATATCAGCTTTACTTAGCTTGGCTACTCCGTAATACTGATGTCAAAATCGAACTCTCAAATAACCCTTATCGCCAAATTTAATATCTTTTAATGGCGTGTGATACGAAATAAAAAACACGCTATTAACTTCTACTCCGCCATCTCACCATGCGCCTTCACTTCACCTTTCTTACCATCTGGCTGTATCACGATAGGTAATACCAACCCTTTAGCAAATTCCCCAACCAACACATAATCATAGCTGCTGGCAGCGATATCAGGCGTGGTATGGATGATTAGCTTCATTTCTTTATCATCGGTCAATTCATGTGAGACATAGCTTTCACTCAGCTGATCCAAGGCTTTCGATAGCGCCTCGTTACTTGCCATACTTACGGTCAGATTATGCTGAGCCGTAGCATTATCGACTTTGAAATACTCTGCATAATCGCGGACATTTTGGCTATCGAGCGCAAACGGATATTGATAATTAGCGAGATCGGCTGGCTTTTCGCCGCTATCCATAACTGACCAATCTATCGTATTTGCTACCGCTGAGCCCGTTGTCGATACTGATGTATCCATTTTTTTAGCCGTAGTATCCGTACTATTATCGCAGCCTGACAGCGCCCACATACTGGCAGTCGTAATGATGAGCATGGTTATAAGACGCTTTGGCATCGAGGTATCCTCTTTATGATAAGTCATGAGATGTTTTGATAGAGGCGCTATTTTGACAGCTTTCTGTGTGCTTCTCTAGCGAAATGCAAAAAAGGATGCTTTTCACTCTAGCAATTTCTTATTCTAGTAAGTCAGATAAGAAGACGAGTTTTCTATAAACCGTTTAACAGAGCAGCCATAAAAAAACAGCCATCTTTCGATGACTGTTTGTGCTAATACTCAGTTTAATAATGATACATTTATGATTATAAATGAATGATTAAACCGAAATAACTATCTACCTACTTGGCAGTTTACTTGGTATTCTTTACCATTTGCCCATTTCATAGCGAAGATACCTTTGTCGTCTTTCATGTGCCATGCATAGACCACTTCTGGGTTTGACTCATTCACATAGCTTGCTGTATCGCCTTGAACAGCGCCATTCAAGATAATTGGCTGGTTTGCCCAGTTTACTTTAGGCAAAGTGGCGTTTAGCATTACTTGCTTCTTATTGATTGACTGCTTTGCCAAGATTTTGCTGCCATCAGTACAGGTATAAGGTGCTGGTGCCATACGGTCATAAGCGGCGTCAGTGACGCTTTCTGAAGCAGGTGTATTTGGCGTAGTAGGAGCAGTAGTCGCACAAGCGCTTAATAGGGCAAGTGCAGGTAGAGCAGTAGCAAGTTTGGTTAGGGTATTCATGGCATTCTCCAAAAGTACAAAAGTCATCGTGTATTTGTTATTAACTATGCGTTAAGCATATAGCGCATATAGTATCCAAAACTCACTTTATAGAATGTTAGAAATTGTTTGTTACGTGTTCACTTGGTTACTTAAACACTGATTACTGTAACGATTGATTTAAGGATGCTTAATGAATTTCTGATTTGCTTACTTTCAGCAAGCAGCATAATCAATTTCAAGATCAAATAAAAAAGCGCCTATCAACGTGTGGCTGATAGGCGCTTATCTAATTAGGTATTAGCCAATAGATATTATTGATCCACTGTATGACAGCAGATTAATAATGATTTGATTACTTGGTTTTACGTGGTGGTAGACCGGTATGCTGAGTTTGGAAGTTGCCTTTACTCACTGGCTTTTTGCCGCCAGTATTTTTGCCCGCAGCACCTTTATTTGACCAGCTGTCAGCTGTTTTATTGCTACGTTTCACCGAGTCATTACCCAGACGGCTGTTTTTCTTACGCGCTGATTGATAGCTGTCTTGCGCCGCATCACGACCTTCTAAGCTGGCATTAAATGGCGGGATTAAGCAGCCGCGATTTTTACCAATCAAATCACCGCGCCCCATATCTTGCAGGGCTTTACGCAGCATTACCCAGTTTTTTGGATCATGATAGCGTAAGAAAGCTTTGTGCAATTTGCGCTGCTTACCTGATTTGACGATATCCATATCACCTTCGTCACGGCTGATTTTATGCAGTGGGTCTTTATGCGTGTGATACATGGTGGTCGCGGTCGCCATTGGGCTTGGGTAAAACGCTTGTACTTGGTCAGCGCGGTAGCCATTGCCTTTTAGCCATAGCGCAAGATTCATCATATCTTCATCTTTGGTACCCGGATGGGCGGCGATAAAGTAAGGAATCAAATACTGCTCTTTGCCCGCTTCTTGGCTGTATTGCTCAAACATGGCTTTAAATTTGTCATAATTACCCATGCCCGGTTTCATCATTTTCGACAAAACGTTTTCTTCTGAATGCTCAGGGGCGATCTTGAGATAACCACCGACATGATGGCTGACCAATTCTTTGACATATTCAGGATCTTTAATCGCCAAATCATAACGTAGACCAGAGGCAATAAGGATTTTTTTCACGCCTTTAATATCGCGAGCTTTACGATACAACTGTGT
The window above is part of the Psychrobacter cryohalolentis K5 genome. Proteins encoded here:
- a CDS encoding cell division protein ZipA C-terminal FtsZ-binding domain-containing protein; translated protein: MTAIQFILIAIAALIVLAGLIMVMRSFKRRKNAEAAAVNYDKNGIPIIPRHERNIVDQPDLDDTIAGETSITPDRSYLNAVVEDAPLSQARQQDDAQLMSGYDNVSSDVNDSYSQVNDEDYARWQAEQHNDNSEFTSAAEQMHIEQEPDAFSSLVSATDSLMPSIDTAEEPSFNDNSPILDQHLSEPVDDTQNAPLINAKDNINITILPHQYRDRPAALIRGRDLLALIDKYGLRYGAMNMFHRYEQKDGTGMLWFSMMGITDSGIAPFDPHSVATNNYNGVVVFLSLPHPQALRSFDSMMSIAYMMASDLDAVMLDEENDPITPEYKQQLRNQVRDYEG
- the ligA gene encoding NAD-dependent DNA ligase LigA, with amino-acid sequence MTDPIAPLTSKDINTAKSAANEDAIVAQMRTFIDALKKHNYAYYVLDNPILEDSEYDQLRRSLLELEEEYPDLIQPDSPINQVGDMPLSAFTQVTHDIPMLSLGNVFEYDDLRDFMRRVNDRLSVAQQSPEYEMELKLDGLAVSLKYAYGKFVQAVTRGDGQTGEDITQNAKTIRNLPLWIPAASDIELLEVRGEVLMPKAGFERLNRLAEEKGDKTFANPRNAAAGSLRQLDPAIAASRPLAFYCYSVNQGLPEHIKTQSAALAWLKTIGFTVSAVEVVQNPREAQAYYESVKETRGDLPFEIDGMVIKVNSLALQQQLGFLSREPRWATAYKFPAETVMTRLHAIEWQVGRTGAITPVGKLEPVKVGGVTVSNVTLHNFGEIQRLDVRAGDMVSVHRAGDVIPKVTRVWTDQRPENSEPVKLPSTCPVCDSPVVLPKDEALARCTGGLFCPAQQVEALIHFVSRRAMDIDGLGASWLISFFEHGLVKTVADIYQLHNHQEELITLEKLGEKSVQNILSAIEASKQTTLARFIYALGIRGVGETTAQNLAQQFGDLDALMSASIEKLLLTPDVGAITAELTYKFFRAPHNIEVINALREAGVHWDKVEQVASEGLPLDGQTWVITGALDSMARDEAKAKLQALGAKVSGSISAKTTALLAGDKAGSKMAKAEKLGVKVVGEEEFLVLVGE
- a CDS encoding DUF2971 domain-containing protein; the protein is MSVDNMENLDEETRKKIEKLLKVTREKDGNESYASAQIDKGLIYYNLNQRKQSYESFNNINKSDSLTRYMMAQFGMGGMLAGDSKFNEALKVWSNIKGLGDSLETAGLKFRVGVALLEDSFSEYDEAKQYFIEAIEYYPYESYCYQKICNLLSDSRLKVAGKKSLQLLNKTLEIVEILKLDFEPDSSDNKSPERKLAHYTNTSITNLLLEKNEDGSLPSFFRLNTINNVNDPSEGHLLVNYLKGIRENSFYAPDFDKDLHAFISCFTFNHDSLNQFRLYGKEADKEASGVSLVFKKEFFQLDNSLGGLSFLSFESNIQSANRDISTLVINKHSSMKESLSSKTRVSKQPVMRCVYIDPTSSYIQLAQRNRITFFREFGNETVVVQNREKSKAEYEWEEYKKYIDEKTVAFSDAFRTLKSTYESIIKEKKAIANDDLESSNKIDILINEILLPLKYLIKHSAFQEEQECRMVYVTSINAPEVNIAHKKLLFVEYEAEVKETLNKVYIAPAATEYQLYLAWLLRNTDVKIELSNNPYRQI